The Tenacibaculum sp. MAR_2010_89 sequence ATAGCTTATTAGCTATTATTGGTACAGAAGGAACTGATGTTTCTGCCTTATTAGAAGCAAACAAAGCTGGCAATTTAACTTCTTCGAATTCTACTTCAGACAAAAAAGAAGAAGTTAAGGAAAGTACTCCCAGTGTTTCTTCAAATATTGAAACAACTCCTAAAGAGAATTCTAATAATTCTTCTACAGGTGGGCGTCTTTTAGCCTCTCCTTTAGCTAAAAAAATAGCTAAAGACAAAGGTTATAACATTGCTGATATTAAAGGTTCAGGAGAAAATGGTCGTGTCATCAAAAAAGATGTAGAAAACTATACTCCTACCTCTTCAGTTCAAGCAACTACTGTAAAAGAAACTAGTAGTGCAAGCACCACTAATACGGTAAGTAATTTTACTATTGCTGGTGAAGAAAAAACTGAAGAAATTAAGAACTCTCAAATGCGTAAAGCAATAGCAAAATCTTTAGGTAACTCTAAATTTAATGCTCCTCATTTCTATTTAAACATAGAAGTTGACATGGACAATGCTATCGCTTCAAGAAAAACAATAAATTCAGTTCCAGACACCAAAGTATCATTTAATGATATGGTTGTAAAAGCTTGTGCTATGGCTTTAAAAAAGCATCCACAAGTTAATACTAGCTGGACAGACAATACTACATTATTTCATAGTCACATACATGTAGGTGTAGCTGTTGCTGTTGATGAAGGTTTAGTTGTACCGGTTGTTAAACATACTGATGCATTAAGCTTAACACAAATTGGTGGTTCTGTTCGTGATTTAGCTGGTAAAGCTAGAAATAAAAAGATCAAGCCAAATGAAATGCAAGGAAGCACTTTTACTGTATCTAATTTAGGTATGTTTGGTATTGAAAGTTTTACTTCAATTATTAACCAACCTAATTCTGCTATTTTATCTGTAGGTGCAATTATTGAAAAACCTGTTGTTAAAAACAGTCAAATTGTTGTAGGTAACACAATGAAATTAACTTTAGCGTGTGACCACAGAACTGTTGATGGTGCTGTAGGAGCTCAGTTTTTACAAACACTAAAAACTTTTATTGAAAATCCAGTTACAATGCTTGCTTAGTTGAGTAACTAAGTTAATACTATATAAAAAACCAGAACTAAATTTAGTTCTGGTTTTTATTTTACATTAGCTTTTTAGCTTGTACAACATGTCGTTCATTATGATAAATTACAAAATGTAATGTATCACCTAACCTAAATTTTAATAATGGTAAGGTAATTGATGTTTTAATTTTAGTTAAATTTTTATCTTTCACTAACTCTAATAATACCAATAACTCTTTTTGATTTTTAATAAAATTTGAAAGAACATTTATTTTTTTAAGTTTTGAATGTATTGGATTCTTACTTTTAAAAGTCTTCATCGTTTTCATCTTTTCAGAAGGTAACATATCTAAGGCAAATTTATTACCTAAAAAACCAGATTTAAAACTATCAACTGAGGGTAAATTTGAAGATTGTATTCTTTGTTTTATTTCTCTATTATAGAATTCTGCATATAAATTTAAATGCTCTAAACATTCTAAAATTGACCAAGATGTATCGTTTACTTTTTTTTGTAATTCAATTTCAGGTTTACTTTCTAAAAAATGTGCAAACTCTATATGATTATTTGTATATTTTTTTAATTCTGTTAGTAATTCATCTACGTTAAAAACCATTATTCTATTTTTAATCAAATTTCTATTTATTATTAGACATAAATATTGATCTTAATCAAGACTTTTTAAAATTCTTGAAAGAGTTTCAGGCGTCATTCGCAAATAAGACGCTATATACTTTTGTGGAATTTCTTGAAAAACTTGAGGACTTCTTTTTATTAATCGTTCAAACCTTTTTAGTGGAGAAAAAGTTATCAAATCTATTTCTCTTTCAATCTGTTGATACACAAAGTTTTCTAACATTTTACTCCAAACATCTTTATACTCTTCTTTTGAATTAATTAATTGATAATATGTTTTTTTTGAAATAACCTTGAGCTCGCACTTTTTAATTGCTTGAATAAAAAATGTTGTAGGTTTACCAGTTATAAAGCTATCTAATGCAGTAATAATAGAATTAGAATAACCAAATCGTATGGTATGTTCTTCTATCTCGTTATTAATAAAAACACGTAAACTCCCCTTAGTTACAAAATATAAATTAGTTTCAACTTCACCTTCGTTTACTAAAAATTCATTCCGCTTTATAGAAATCTCTTTTTCCCAATTATTTGATAATATTCCTAATAACTGCTCATAAACTCCCATAAAATATTTTTCTCGAATTTAATGATTTACAAGCTATAAAAAAAGACGGTAATTTTACCGTCTTTTGAATTTAATATGTATTAAAAAATTATTTAGTCAATAACATTTTCTCAGTTATAACTTTGTTTCCTACACGTATTTTATAAATATAAATTCCCTTTTTTAAATCTGAAACATCCTTATCTAATATTTTTATTCCTTTAAAGTTTTTTTCACTAATTAAAGTTTTGATTAACTGACCCGAAAAATTGTACAACTCAATTTTAACATCAGACTCTTGATTAATTTCCATATTTATGGTAATCTCGTTTTTAACCACAGTTGGATACTTTAATTCAGAAATCTTACTCATTGACTCACATTTAGAAACAAATTCCCATTCATTAGATACTCCAGGAGTATTATTTTTTGTCCACCATTTAGCTTTGTATATGTTCATTTCAAAATATACTTTATCTCCTGTATTATAAGCTTTACTAGCAATCCAAGTAGAAACCCCACAGTTATTTGTAGTATCTCCATTACAAGGTTGAATATAATCCCATACATCAGCTACACCTGGTGTTTCTGAACTAGAAGCGTACCATTTATTTTTATAAATAGCTCCATTATACTTTACTTCTTCTCCTGCTTGTGCGTATATTTTTGATTTCCATTCTAAAACAGCATCACAAATACTACCACTAACTTTTTTCTTAATAGAAAAAGATGTTAGACTAGAAGTACTAGCTCCTTCTCCATCATTCGCTATAATTTTAAATTCATAAGTTCCAAAAGCAGCAGGTTGCCAATTAGCTGAATAAACCCCATTATTATTCATTATTGATGTTACTGCAACATTATCTATAAAAAATTCAACAGAATTTAAAGAAACATCGTCAGTTACAGTTGCTTCAAGTACTATATTAGAAAGCGTTATTTGCTCAGTAACACTCAAATCTATAGGTGTTATCTTTGAGATTACCGGTGGAAGATTTGTTCCTATAGTTTTTTTCTTAACCGTAAAAGTTAAAACTTTTGTAGTTGAAGCATTTTTATCATCAGTTGCAGTTGCCTTAACCAATACTTCTCCAAAACTAACAGGAATAAAACTAGCTGTATATTCATTTCCTTGTTTTGTTGCACTTATCATTTTTCCATCATACTCAAACTCAAAAGAAACTACAGTTCCATCAGAATCTGTTGCTGAAGCTTTTAAATTTATTTCAGACAATTTTTCTACTTCAAAAACCTGGTTGCTCATTGGTGATTTCCAAGTTACTATTGGTACACTATTTATTGAAGTATTATTTCCTGCTGCTTCGTTAATTGCCTTTAATATGCTAGAGGATGAATTATAATCTACATCCTGAGTAAGTTCCCAAATAATGACACCTTGATGCCCAAAATTTTTAGTATATTTAATCTTTTCTCCTGCTAATTTAGGAGTATCGAAATATATATTCTTTCCATTTAAAGTAATATGTCCACTTAACTTTTTAGGATCTTTAACATCATAACTTGTTGCTGCATTGGGAAAATCTTTTACAATATCTCTATAGGGTACAAATTTCGCGCCATTACCACCATTAGGCTTTTTCTCAGAAAAATCATAACCATACATTGGCACACCAATAACTAACTTAGCTTTTTTAACATCAAAACCGCCAGCATGATTCCAAGTTGGATCTGCTATTCCCATCCAATACTCTAAAGCATCTTCAGCAGCATAAATTGGATTATCCACAGATTGTCCTTGATAGGTATTCAAAGGAAGTTTATGCAAAGATGAATGAGGTCCAACTGGCGATTTATCCCATGAGCCTGTAAAATCATAGGTCATCAAACCAATCCAATCCATGTAATCTGCCATTTTTGCATCATAATTATTCCCATACCAAGAAGTTCCAAATACTGCAGCAGTTATTAGTTTATTAGGCATTTTTTCTCTCAATTTCTTACTCAAATTAGTTAAACCAATTGCAGCATTATGAGGACCTTTATCTCCATCTCCCCACTTACTTCCTCTTACTCTTCCTCCTTGGTCAGAAGTACCAGAAATTGTAGGGTCTGCCCACCAACACTCTAAATCTAAATCAATTCCATCTAATTGACGCTCATTAATATAATTTACCAAAAGTGTTGCTATTTCTTCTAGTTTTTGGTCATTATTATAGTATTTAGACATTAACCACAAAAATGCATAATCTGTTGCTCCTCCTAAAGCTACTGATACTTTTACATTTTTAGCTTTTGCTTTAGCTAATACATTACAGTCTGTTAATACCGAATCAACTTTCTTTAACTGAAACTCATCTAAAGCTATAGATCCAAAATCGTTACTATTATAGTTATTGTTGTTTCTTTTAAACATTAAAAAAGACACATTAATATTAGTTACAACTTCTGGATTAAAATTATTCTTAATATCATAATCAGGAATCCATGTAGGTAAATACCCTATGATACGTTGTTTTCCAGAATAATTTGGCCCCAAACCTCCATCTCCACATCCACCATCACGTTGCCATGAAGCATGTCCTGGTTTTGCTGAAGTATAATATTTAGCAGTATAATTAATTCCATCTAAAGAAACTTGTTCTCCTTTTTTATAATGATCTTTAGCTGCATCCCAGTCTGGACTACAAGCAGGGAATTGATATTGAGCCTGTAACAATACGCTCAAAAATAAAAGTTTAATCAATACAAATGTTTTTTTCATGACTTGATGTTTTAGTTGTTAGTTAGTTGTTTATTTTTTTATATAAGAAAAGACTGATACGCTGAGAGAGCGAATCAGCCATGTATATTACTTTTTAAGTATCTTTTTGGTTTTAACCTCCCCATCTACATATGTCTTGTAGATATAAATTCCTTTTTTTAGGTTCTTTATACTTTTTCTAAAAAAGTTAGTTCCTTTATGAAGTTTTACATCTATTATCGTTTCTATTTTTCTACCAGAAAAATCAAATAAATCAATTTTAACGTATGATGTTTTTTCTAATTCTACAGTTACTTTTATTTCTTCAGAAACAATATTAGCATATAACTTTAAGGATGATATTTCCGATTTTGGTGAAGAGCAAGGTTCAATAACTTTCCATTCGTTAGATGTTGTTGGAATATTATTTTTTGTCCACCATTTTGCTTCAAAAATGGTACCTTCATAATACACTTTATCACCTGTATTATAAACTTTACTAGAAACCCATGCTGGTGAACCACAATAATCATCACCACTTCCATTACAGGATTGAATATAACTCCATACATCTGACTCTCCAGGTACTTCTGCACTAGAAGCATACCATTTATTTTTATAAATAGCCCCATTATAAACAACTTCTACTCCAGCTTGAGAGTATATCTTAGAAACCCAGCTAGGAGTAGTTTCACAAACTGTTCCAGTAGTTTTCTTTTTTACAATAAATGAAGAATTAGCAGTAATACTTTTCCCTTCATCATCTATAGCTATTATTTTAAACGCTACATTACCATAAACTGAAGGTATCCAAGAAGCTGAATATATAGTTGGTTTAGTTGATGTTACGGTAACTTCTTTTTCATTCAATAAAAATTTAACTGAACTTACAGAACTATTATCTTCTACCTTAGCTTTTAAATTTATAACTGAAAGATTTTCTTGTTCAATAACCGAAGCATTGACTGGAGTAATTTCTGATATAACTGGTGATGTATTTTGTCCAATTTCTTTAATAATAAATACTATTTCTTTACTAGTTGTTTTGTCACTATTATCAGTTGCGACAGCTTTTAAAGTTACCGCACCAAATGCTAATGGTGTAAATGTAGCTGTATACTCATTACCTACTTTTGTAGCTGTAATTGTTTTAGCATTATGCAGAAAAGAAAAAGATTGTATAACCCCATCACTATCGGTTGCTGTAGCCTTTAAACTTATTTCTTCAAAAGTTTTCATTTCTATTACTTGATTTTCAACCGGAGTATTCCAAATAACAATAGGTGCAGTTCCTTGATTTACTCCACACTCTTTAATTTTTTCCCAAACTCCATTTTTATCTGGCTCTAAGCCATTTGCTGCATACCATTTATTTCTATAAATGGTAGTATTATATTTGACATAATTATTGGGTTTATCATAAATTTTAGTGGATCTCCATTCTGGGATATCTGTACAACCCAAATTAATCCCATCCCAAATAACTATATTTATTGAAGTTGAAATTGTTTTCCCATCTTTAAAAACAGCTTCTGTGGTAAGCACATGTGTTCCATAAGAGCTCGGTAACCAAGAAAAAGATATACCTACAAATGTTTCTGTTCCTACTTTTGTGGTTATAGTTTCTAATACTGATTTTTTTTCGTCAACATCTAAACTTATAGGTATGGAAGCAAATGTTTCTTGTTTTATAATTTGATTATTAATTGGAGTAATGAATACTACAGCTGGTTTTTGCGCACAAGGTTCTGCGGTTAAATCTGAAGCATCTCCTCCATACTTACTCATATCTTTACATCCACAGTCAGACAAATCATTAACACCATCCATATCTGTTCCAATATTATAAACTTGTGCATAACGTTCATAATAACCTATTCTATCAACCACCTGTGGTTTTTCAGTTCCTTGTCCACATTCAACACCTCCATTAATAATATTAACTGTCATCCCTAAACCTGGAACTCTATTTTTAGTTTTATCTAAATCATTTGGTATCCAATTATTAGTCATAACATCATGTGCTGAAGGCTTTGGGTATTGAGGTGTCATCCAAAACCAAATTGCTGTTTGAAATGCTAACGCAGCATCCTCTATTACTTTTTCTGGATTATCCAATAAAACTTGCTTGTCTCCAAAAATAAACTCACTTGCTGGTCCATAATTATAATTATAAGATAATTGAATTGGTCCTCTACCTTTATAAGATTTCCCTGGAGTTGGTGGATAATTAGTATCAGGAGATGCATAAGAAGCATTTGTTGGTTCTTCTCTAAAATGAAGTCCCCAAGAAAACCTTCCTCCTGGAGCTGTTGCCCAACCACCTGTTGTTTCATGGGAAATGTTAGCAAAAAAGGCAATTAACTCACGTTTTCTTTCCTCAGTACTTCCCTCTTCTAAAAAAGATCCATAATCTACTTCCTTAATAATAATTTCTTTATCTACATTTCTTGGTTCATCAAAATCTACGTCTTTTCTAATAACCACAGAAGCACCAGTAACTTTATCGATACGAGTTATTTTATAAGAATTTGTACCACAGCGTCTATCAAAAATCACTTTAATTTTAGACATTCTGTTTATAGCTTCAATAAAAGATTCATAGGTATAAAAATCATCTTTAGGATCAAGAACCCATTCACCACCACCAATATCTTTAGAACCAAAACGGTAGGGAAATAAAATATTCCAAAGTTCTTTTG is a genomic window containing:
- a CDS encoding pyruvate dehydrogenase complex dihydrolipoamide acetyltransferase, encoding MATIINMPRLSDTMEEGVVAQWLKSVGDKVEEGDILAEIETDKATMEFESFHEGTLLHIGVQEGEATPVDSLLAIIGDEGEDFSALLSGNSAPASETKTEENSKKETTSNTTTVSIPENVKVVTMPRLSDTMTDGTVATWLKNVGDKVEEGDILAEIETDKATMEFESFQEGTLLHIGVQEGDSAPVDSLLAIIGTEGTDVSALLEANKAGNLTSSNSTSDKKEEVKESTPSVSSNIETTPKENSNNSSTGGRLLASPLAKKIAKDKGYNIADIKGSGENGRVIKKDVENYTPTSSVQATTVKETSSASTTNTVSNFTIAGEEKTEEIKNSQMRKAIAKSLGNSKFNAPHFYLNIEVDMDNAIASRKTINSVPDTKVSFNDMVVKACAMALKKHPQVNTSWTDNTTLFHSHIHVGVAVAVDEGLVVPVVKHTDALSLTQIGGSVRDLAGKARNKKIKPNEMQGSTFTVSNLGMFGIESFTSIINQPNSAILSVGAIIEKPVVKNSQIVVGNTMKLTLACDHRTVDGAVGAQFLQTLKTFIENPVTMLA
- a CDS encoding glycoside hydrolase family 19 protein, translated to MKQKVKALLVLFIFVTSTLVYANSEKNSNYLSKKTRKSCVNEYTTEISNHPLISKELWNILFPYRFGSKDIGGGEWVLDPKDDFYTYESFIEAINRMSKIKVIFDRRCGTNSYKITRIDKVTGASVVIRKDVDFDEPRNVDKEIIIKEVDYGSFLEEGSTEERKRELIAFFANISHETTGGWATAPGGRFSWGLHFREEPTNASYASPDTNYPPTPGKSYKGRGPIQLSYNYNYGPASEFIFGDKQVLLDNPEKVIEDAALAFQTAIWFWMTPQYPKPSAHDVMTNNWIPNDLDKTKNRVPGLGMTVNIINGGVECGQGTEKPQVVDRIGYYERYAQVYNIGTDMDGVNDLSDCGCKDMSKYGGDASDLTAEPCAQKPAVVFITPINNQIIKQETFASIPISLDVDEKKSVLETITTKVGTETFVGISFSWLPSSYGTHVLTTEAVFKDGKTISTSINIVIWDGINLGCTDIPEWRSTKIYDKPNNYVKYNTTIYRNKWYAANGLEPDKNGVWEKIKECGVNQGTAPIVIWNTPVENQVIEMKTFEEISLKATATDSDGVIQSFSFLHNAKTITATKVGNEYTATFTPLAFGAVTLKAVATDNSDKTTSKEIVFIIKEIGQNTSPVISEITPVNASVIEQENLSVINLKAKVEDNSSVSSVKFLLNEKEVTVTSTKPTIYSASWIPSVYGNVAFKIIAIDDEGKSITANSSFIVKKKTTGTVCETTPSWVSKIYSQAGVEVVYNGAIYKNKWYASSAEVPGESDVWSYIQSCNGSGDDYCGSPAWVSSKVYNTGDKVYYEGTIFEAKWWTKNNIPTTSNEWKVIEPCSSPKSEISSLKLYANIVSEEIKVTVELEKTSYVKIDLFDFSGRKIETIIDVKLHKGTNFFRKSIKNLKKGIYIYKTYVDGEVKTKKILKK
- a CDS encoding glycosyl hydrolase family 18 protein, with product MKKTFVLIKLLFLSVLLQAQYQFPACSPDWDAAKDHYKKGEQVSLDGINYTAKYYTSAKPGHASWQRDGGCGDGGLGPNYSGKQRIIGYLPTWIPDYDIKNNFNPEVVTNINVSFLMFKRNNNNYNSNDFGSIALDEFQLKKVDSVLTDCNVLAKAKAKNVKVSVALGGATDYAFLWLMSKYYNNDQKLEEIATLLVNYINERQLDGIDLDLECWWADPTISGTSDQGGRVRGSKWGDGDKGPHNAAIGLTNLSKKLREKMPNKLITAAVFGTSWYGNNYDAKMADYMDWIGLMTYDFTGSWDKSPVGPHSSLHKLPLNTYQGQSVDNPIYAAEDALEYWMGIADPTWNHAGGFDVKKAKLVIGVPMYGYDFSEKKPNGGNGAKFVPYRDIVKDFPNAATSYDVKDPKKLSGHITLNGKNIYFDTPKLAGEKIKYTKNFGHQGVIIWELTQDVDYNSSSSILKAINEAAGNNTSINSVPIVTWKSPMSNQVFEVEKLSEINLKASATDSDGTVVSFEFEYDGKMISATKQGNEYTASFIPVSFGEVLVKATATDDKNASTTKVLTFTVKKKTIGTNLPPVISKITPIDLSVTEQITLSNIVLEATVTDDVSLNSVEFFIDNVAVTSIMNNNGVYSANWQPAAFGTYEFKIIANDGEGASTSSLTSFSIKKKVSGSICDAVLEWKSKIYAQAGEEVKYNGAIYKNKWYASSSETPGVADVWDYIQPCNGDTTNNCGVSTWIASKAYNTGDKVYFEMNIYKAKWWTKNNTPGVSNEWEFVSKCESMSKISELKYPTVVKNEITINMEINQESDVKIELYNFSGQLIKTLISEKNFKGIKILDKDVSDLKKGIYIYKIRVGNKVITEKMLLTK
- a CDS encoding DinB family protein — translated: MVFNVDELLTELKKYTNNHIEFAHFLESKPEIELQKKVNDTSWSILECLEHLNLYAEFYNREIKQRIQSSNLPSVDSFKSGFLGNKFALDMLPSEKMKTMKTFKSKNPIHSKLKKINVLSNFIKNQKELLVLLELVKDKNLTKIKTSITLPLLKFRLGDTLHFVIYHNERHVVQAKKLM
- a CDS encoding Crp/Fnr family transcriptional regulator, whose translation is MGVYEQLLGILSNNWEKEISIKRNEFLVNEGEVETNLYFVTKGSLRVFINNEIEEHTIRFGYSNSIITALDSFITGKPTTFFIQAIKKCELKVISKKTYYQLINSKEEYKDVWSKMLENFVYQQIEREIDLITFSPLKRFERLIKRSPQVFQEIPQKYIASYLRMTPETLSRILKSLD